The Lycium barbarum isolate Lr01 chromosome 9, ASM1917538v2, whole genome shotgun sequence genome has a segment encoding these proteins:
- the LOC132612360 gene encoding ubiquinol oxidase 2, mitochondrial-like: MMSRGGTRMALSMMSHIGPRYFSTMHPVTGNKVGFLHGNSMRGSEKAVVTWIRYFSVMISRNASTMTLSEKEQNDQDDQKKVRSCSITTPSGGNNNKGVVSYWGIQPPKVTKEDGTPWRWNCFMPWETYKADLSIDLKKHHAPVTLLDKVAYWTVKALRVPTDLFFQRRYGCRAMMLETVAAVPGMVGGMLLHCKSLRRFEHSGGWIKALLEEAENERMHLMTFMEIAKPKWYERALVFAVQGIFFKAYFITYLLSPKLAHRIVGYLEEEAIHSYTEFLKELDEGNIENVPAPAIAIDYWRLPQDSTLKDVVMVVRADEAHHRDVNHFASDIHYQGQQLKECPAPLGYH; this comes from the exons ATGATGAGCCGTGGTGGAACAAGGATGGCTCTTTCTATGATGTCTCACATTGGTCCACGTTATTTTTCAACTATGCATCCGGTGACCGGAAATAAAGTCGGTTTCTTGCATGGAAATTCTATGAGGGGTTCCGAAAAGGCGGTGGTGACGTGGATTAGGTACTTTTCAGTTATGATTTCGCGTAACGCAAGTACCATGACATTGAGTGAGAAGGAGCAAAATGATCAAGATGATCAGAAAAAGGTTCGAAGTTGTAGCATAACCACTCCTAGTGGTGGGAATAATAATAAAGGTGTAGTGAGCTATTGGGGTATTCAACCTCCTAAGGTTACAAAAGAAGATGGTACACCATGGAGGTGGAACTGCTTTATG CCATGGGAGACGTACAAGGCAGATTTGTCGATAGATCTGAAGAAACACCATGCACCAGTAACGTTGTTGGATAAAGTGGCTTATTGGACAGTCAAGGCCCTTAGGGTACCCACCGACTTATTTTTCCAG AGGAGATACGGTTGTCGCGCAATGATGTTAGAAACTGTGGCAGCAGTTCCCGGCATGGTAGGAGGAATGTTATTACACTGCAAATCACTAAGACGATTCGAACACAGTGGTGGCTGGATCAAAGCACTATTAGAAGAAGCAGAAAACGAAAGAATGCACCTAATGACATTCATGGAAATAGCAAAACCAAAATGGTATGAACGTGCACTTGTATTTGCAGTACAAGGCATATTTTTCAAAGCCTATTTTATAACTTACCTTTTGTCACCAAAATTGGCACATCGAATTGTTGGCTACTTGGAAGAAGAAGCTATTCATTCTTACACTGAATTTCTTAAAGAATTGGATGAGGGAAATATAGAGAATGTGCCTGCACCGGCTATTGCTATTGATTATTGGCGTTTGCCGCAAGACTCGACTCTCAAAGACGTTGTCATGGTCGTTAGGGCGGATGAGGCTCATCACCGCGATGTCAACCATTTTGCATCG GATATTCACTACCAAGGGCAACAGCTTAAAGAGTGTCCAGCCCCACTTGGCTATCACTGA